Proteins from a single region of Hordeum vulgare subsp. vulgare chromosome 6H, MorexV3_pseudomolecules_assembly, whole genome shotgun sequence:
- the LOC123402076 gene encoding uncharacterized protein LOC123402076 isoform X3 — MGNRRPGGAPPTSSRSVARGNAEAVSEAPRLRPHGAPAASVSGIPSRSTPLPGDRERGSTGGNVMTPPYDRQQNRAVEEARPGGSSLVKKTSVLNSLSRGSEGISGSRMGAEEQLMSEHANNGDAGSSSKKRPRKMDARSYIKSFKTGVRVGAPAVTRTSRP; from the exons ATGGGGAACAGAAGGCCGGGAGGAGCGCCACCGACCAGCAGCAGGAGCGTGGCGAGGGGCAACGCGGAGGCCGTGTCGGAGGCTCCCCGCCTGCGGCCGCATGGAGCCCCAGCCGCATCGGTTTCGGGGATCCCAAGTCGGAGCACACCCCTTCCTGGTGATCGGGAGAGGGGTTCCACTGGGGGAAATGTGATGACACCGCCTTATGACAGGCAGCAGAACAGAGCGGTGGAGGAAGCGCGGCCCGGAGGGTCGAGCTTGGTTAAGAAGACCAGTGTGCTCAATTCTCTGTCAAGAGGTTCAGAAGGAATCTCTGGCTCTAGGATGGGTGCAGAGGAGCAATTGATGAGTGAGCACGCCAACAACGGGGATGCCGGCTCTTCCTCGAAGAAGCGGCCAAGAAAAATGGATGCAAGAAGCTACATCAAGAGCTTCAAGACGGGCGTAAGAGTGGGTGCCCCAG CCGTGACAAGGACGTCAAGGCCCTGA
- the LOC123402076 gene encoding uncharacterized protein LOC123402076 isoform X2 → MGNRRPGGAPPTSSRSVARGNAEAVSEAPRLRPHGAPAASVSGIPSRSTPLPGDRERGSTGGNVMTPPYDRQQNRAVEEARPGGSSLVKKTSVLNSLSRGSEGISGSRMGAEEQLMSEHANNGDAGSSSKKRPRKMDARSYIKSFKTGVRVGAPAAFLYYCSRDKDVKALNLM, encoded by the exons ATGGGGAACAGAAGGCCGGGAGGAGCGCCACCGACCAGCAGCAGGAGCGTGGCGAGGGGCAACGCGGAGGCCGTGTCGGAGGCTCCCCGCCTGCGGCCGCATGGAGCCCCAGCCGCATCGGTTTCGGGGATCCCAAGTCGGAGCACACCCCTTCCTGGTGATCGGGAGAGGGGTTCCACTGGGGGAAATGTGATGACACCGCCTTATGACAGGCAGCAGAACAGAGCGGTGGAGGAAGCGCGGCCCGGAGGGTCGAGCTTGGTTAAGAAGACCAGTGTGCTCAATTCTCTGTCAAGAGGTTCAGAAGGAATCTCTGGCTCTAGGATGGGTGCAGAGGAGCAATTGATGAGTGAGCACGCCAACAACGGGGATGCCGGCTCTTCCTCGAAGAAGCGGCCAAGAAAAATGGATGCAAGAAGCTACATCAAGAGCTTCAAGACGGGCGTAAGAGTGGGTGCCCCAG CTGCCTTCCTCTACTACTGTAGCCGTGACAAGGACGTCAAGGCCCTGAACTTGATGTAG
- the LOC123402076 gene encoding uncharacterized protein LOC123402076 isoform X1: MGNRRPGGAPPTSSRSVARGNAEAVSEAPRLRPHGAPAASVSGIPSRSTPLPGDRERGSTGGNVMTPPYDRQQNRAVEEARPGGSSLVKKTSVLNSLSRGSEGISGSRMGAEEQLMSEHANNGDAGSSSKKRPRKMDARSYIKSFKTGVRVGAPGKEEPAVAGSFVFIYTVFDSDRSIANLWQLPSSTTVAVTRTSRP, from the exons ATGGGGAACAGAAGGCCGGGAGGAGCGCCACCGACCAGCAGCAGGAGCGTGGCGAGGGGCAACGCGGAGGCCGTGTCGGAGGCTCCCCGCCTGCGGCCGCATGGAGCCCCAGCCGCATCGGTTTCGGGGATCCCAAGTCGGAGCACACCCCTTCCTGGTGATCGGGAGAGGGGTTCCACTGGGGGAAATGTGATGACACCGCCTTATGACAGGCAGCAGAACAGAGCGGTGGAGGAAGCGCGGCCCGGAGGGTCGAGCTTGGTTAAGAAGACCAGTGTGCTCAATTCTCTGTCAAGAGGTTCAGAAGGAATCTCTGGCTCTAGGATGGGTGCAGAGGAGCAATTGATGAGTGAGCACGCCAACAACGGGGATGCCGGCTCTTCCTCGAAGAAGCGGCCAAGAAAAATGGATGCAAGAAGCTACATCAAGAGCTTCAAGACGGGCGTAAGAGTGGGTGCCCCAG GAAAGGAAGAGCCTGCAGTCGCGGGTTCATTTGTATTCATATATACCGTGTTTGATTCCGATCGATCGATTGCTAATCTTTGGCAGCTGCCTTCCTCTACTACTGTAGCCGTGACAAGGACGTCAAGGCCCTGA